One Vespa velutina chromosome 9, iVesVel2.1, whole genome shotgun sequence DNA segment encodes these proteins:
- the LOC124951570 gene encoding methyltransferase-like protein 17, mitochondrial: MMLNLYFLRRMQVRNFSVKVEVKLNDSTNTLIENKLLKHRHHPGIVKPRVVEVPDWIKNSIQIVLKDSKIPTSYLWEGGQKLMKHLLGRFIPDIQRNLQNKKTRSQATMYSSNLNERNEDIIEYNMKNNSTLVEEKQQLHNSAITINYNRRTGLLYIVGRSQYEYCAVYKVLNQIKSKNVNFKPQTLFDFGSGIGTVMWAASQLWSDSLKEYFGVDSSSEMNDLSEELNKYNTHPIKNIFYRQFLPALPVPTYDIVVSSFSLLELPNTKARFDVIQKLWAKVQNYLVIIEDGTNAGFTAVNEARDIILYNILKSDKSNNNNCAHVFAPCPHDMKCPRYYTDDIPCNFEISYYTLPLSGPSFLKKQRYSYVILKKGVRSDSDNQWPRIVQPTLKRSKHVICRTCTANGTLKEIIFTSYKYGKNAYRCARVSQWGDLLPIEISKDKVT, translated from the exons atgaTGTTAAACCTCTATTTTCTTCGACGTATGCAAGTACGAAAT ttttcAGTAAAAGTAGAAGTAAAACTTAATGATAGTACAAACactttaattgaaaataagttATTAAAGCATCGACATCATCCTGGAATTGTAAAACCACGAGTTGTAGAAGTACCTGACtggattaaaaattcaattcagATAGTTTTAAAAG ATTCAAAAATTCCAACATCATATTTATGGGAAGGTGGACAAAAATTGATGAAACATTTACTTGGTAGATTTATACCAGATATACAACGAAATTtacagaataaaaaaacaagatcaCAAGCTACTATGTATTCTTCTaatttgaatgaaagaaatgaagatattattgaatataatatgaaaaataattcaacatTAGTTGAAGAAAAACAGCAATTGCATAATTCagctattactattaattataacagaCGAACtggtttattatatatagttggTAGAAGTCAATATGAGTATTGTGCTGTATATAAAGtcttaaatcaaattaaaagtaagaatgtaaattttaaacCTCAAACTTTATTTGATTTTGGATCCGGAATTGGAACAGTTATGTG GGCAGCATCTCAACTTTGGTCTGattctttaaaagaatattttggtGTAGATTCTTCTTCTGAAATGAATGATTTGTcagaagaattaaataaatataatactcatccaattaaaaacattttctacAGACAATTTCTTCCTGCACTTCCTGTG CCAACTTATGATATTGTTGTtagttcattttctttattggaATTACCTAATACAAAGGCTCGTTTTGATGTTATACAAAAACTTTGGGCTAAAGTTCAAAATtatcttgttattattgaaGATGGAACAAATGCAGGATTTACA GCAGTGAATGAAGCACGTGATATTATActgtataatattttgaagtCAGATaagtcaaataataataattgtgctCATGTTTTTGCACCT TGTCCTCATGATATGAAATGCCCAAGATATTACACAGATGATATTCCTTGCAATTTTGAGATTTCTTATTATACTTTACCATTGTCAggtccttcttttttaaaaaaacaacGCTATTCTTATGTCATATTGAAGAAAG gTGTACGATCAGATAGTGATAACCAATGGCCACGTATTGTACAACCAACATTAAAACGATCCAAGCATGTAATATGCCGTACATGTACAGCTAATGGGAcattaaaagaaatcatattCACCTCTTACAAATATGGAAA gAATGCATATCGTTGTGCAAGAGTTAGCCAATGGGGAGATTTGTTACCTATAGAAATTAGTAAAGATAAAGTAACATGA
- the LOC124951568 gene encoding GON-4-like protein — MNTTKKSVNEEKQNSSIPTYRLNEAPKKCNLSFSINFDFDYTNSDNSSDSETADLQIDISEIDNDDPPTKHKRESVKETSVLNEMEEEIERQLDAKAAKTNLTATNVKNILKRVITNNEQVMAVVQKRLHDTEEDIIFEPKLTRAKAKELGAVEQVNVLWNTRPVKKPPLQVLIDEEFPEDSSDEEYKPEQDKQSDDDREVENSASGDIESQLPIPVHELDSAVQKKPKSPNIQYDPEGIFKIPCLPCVPTEEESIGHRTRSKLCLSETPLEQIEQAFVPPDITTDMYDSDCDEDWGNFLKEFTQPLEQEHTAEDDPEADPEYNILEDEETDLLDKEELRADKDVEITFKELIDLFEFTDTFIKQEEQEVSKKRKLSDNIDTPVEKNTLNHSELSMLVNFEQRHLLAIQFQQHVQLLAQHFAMTYMHPDLHILSKKCKECLNNIRNLNNGPNSAFNIENVFDALKLVSDWENKFLDPKFHEEFKKYIEDENTIKTKHLKNRWEYIPQFSPDLIKLFIESKALIYPQLLPDIPFKSELNKYTKIPFLKTEETLIAIGLEQFFPFVASRKTKFKSKKFQLFDVAQLIAKHLLPVRESKKIFFYIRRQRSAKDSNPIKRYFDKGIAPRIVHCITLKCDLKAPIHQPIHLLPPKWQNYLTNTKPKVDLLKSKRILNSYNDISKIENLINNNFYLYPYVSKHHPLRNPVVNVLPKIMPNSKLLLNNIIARNVSHAQGKSDIHTARSQQPCDISNTKKMLNKSTENTDKSAITNKEDKQSESINSLNAEIKNTKLTKKSSEALLQSPQIRKTTPRLAKTKSAQNMKLMAQGLGSKNVSNCNNAKTRGKGDLEKNLECSTDSSKVDNEDEIAELMLASTTIKKDNRKKAKQARELENIKRLLEADNLLNEGEREEKFAASYLQKLHLTLESNNPDILKIVIKLILDYNDKIENLNQLEHEISFSKKYESSEMQEVIEKNMITRDKLAIDLYQNIYDKLRDFPELCSDLLLFLKPHQAALIGKSVEYIMLQKMSEFLNVIQVYFTKQPSRLAKIMQAITQLSSDPHVTLENVHNIMIPLLKAHPLVLDLFLQILPNGKPPESLFAVDMFENLTFPLGPHDKNKVYTDDAPELYENIELPMSVSQEDPYGGDNCKCDCHNADDSNNRNTNEHCISCGTRFLNGRIYLQTSEGLRPAKITFPGADKEKLENIARVSLKVADKFTPPIASRQRRKSSKADIGDDSCQKQCLPKNSPVKENEDNERTISRSKRGTKSPPKSGEPKKSLKKVTFTDEVISTKKAYSPQSINKREKKIERKTRLEQNSYDNSCSESDYTTKCVTIENIFEKEISSKDNMFTNKNMEHDMKDSIMSPSPEKDRDIISSSRSFEKMDVSNDCDSDTNSEMEFINDKPWTRQEDMILLLAIKEEYSENTFLKVSQQLEDRTIEQVKERCKTLLSLLEQMV, encoded by the exons ATGAATACAACGAAAAAGAGtgttaacgaagaaaaacaaaattcatcGATTCCTACATACCGTCTTAATGAAGCTCCAAAAAAATGCaatctatctttttcaattaattttgacTTTGATTATACAAACAGTGATAATTCGTCTGATTCCGAGACAGCTGATTTACAAATAGATATTTCAGAAATCGATAATGATGATCCACCAACTAAACATAAAAGAGAATCAGTCAAAGAAACGTCGGTTCTTAacgaaatggaagaagaaattgaaagacAACTTGATGCTAAAGCAGCAAAAACTAATCTAACTGCcacaaatgtaaaaaatatattaaaacgtgTTATTACAAACAATGAACAAGTAATGGCTGTGGTACAGAAACGTTTACATGATACAGAAGAAGATATCATTTTTGAACCTAAACTCACAAGAGCGAAAGCAAA agAATTAGGTGCTGTAGAACAAGTTAATGTATTATGGAACACTAGGCCAGTTAAGAAACCACCGTTACAAGTATTAATAGATGAAGAATTCCCAGAAGATTCTTCTGACGAAGAATATAAGCCAGAGCAAGATAAACAAAGTGATGATGATAGAGAAGTAGAAAATTCCGCCAGTGGTGATATAGAGTCACAACTACCTATCCCAGTACATGAGCTTGATTCAGCTGTACAAAAAAAACCTAAATCACCTAATATTCAATATGATCCAGAGGGGATTTTTAAAATTCCTTG CTTACCTTGTGTACcaacagaagaagaaagtattgGTCATAGAACACGTTCTAAACTTTGCTTAAGTGAAACACCGTTAGAACAAATTGAACAGGCATTTGTACCCCCTGATATTACAACAGATATGTATGATTCTGATTGCGATGAAGATTGGGgtaattttttgaaagaatttaCACAACCTTTAGAACAAGAACATACTGCAGAAGATGATCCAGAAGCTGATCCTGaatacaatattttagaagatgaagaaacaGATTTAT tggataaagaagaattaagAGCCGATAAAGATGTCGAAATTACTTTTAAGGAGTTAATTGATTTGTTTGAGTTTACAGATACATTTATCAaacaagaagaacaagaagtgtctaagaaaaggaaattatcAGATAATATTGATACACCTGTTGAAAAGAATACAttg AATCATTCTGAACTTTCAATGTTAGTAAATTTTGAGCAACGCCATTTACTAGCTATTCAATTTCAACAACATGTTCAACTATTGGCACAACATTTTGCTATGACATACATGCACCCAGATTTACATATCCTCtcaaaaaaatgtaaagaatgTTTAAATAACATAAG aaatttaaataatggGCCAAATTCTGCATTCAACATAGAAAATGTATTTGATGCATTAAAGTTAGTCTCTGATtgggaaaataaatttttggaTCCAAAATTTCatgaagaatttaaaaaatatatagaagatgaaaatactataaaaacaaaacatctTAAAAATAGATGGGAATATATACCTCAATTTTCTCctgatctaataaaattatttattgaaagtaAAGCTTTGATATATCCACAACTTCTACCAGATATACCATTCAAaagtgaattaaataaatatacaaagatACCATTTTTAAAGACTGAAGAAAC tttaatTGCAATAGGCCTTGAACAATTCTTCCCATTTGTGGCATCTCGAAAAAcgaaatttaaaagtaaaaagttcCAATTATTTGATGTGGCTCAATTAATTGCTAAACATTTACTACCTGTTagagaatcaaaaaaaatatttttctatattcgaAGACAACGTTCTGCCAAAGATTCAAATCCAATTAAG cgTTATTTTGACAAGGGTATAGCTCCCAGAATAGTACACTGTATAACATTAAAATGTGATCTTAAAGCACCGATACATCAGCCAATACATCTTTTACCTCCAAAATGGCAGAATTATCTTACTAAT ACTAAACCAAAAGTGGATCTTTTAAAATCTAAACGTATTCTGAAttcatataatgatatatctaAGAttgaaaatctaataaataataatttctatctatATCCTTATGTTTCAAAACATCATCCACTACGAAATCCAGTTGTAAATGTTCTGCCTAAAATAATGCCAAATTcgaaacttttattaaataatataatagcaaGAAATGTATCACATGCTCAAGGAAAATCTGATATTCATACAGCTAGATCACAACAACCATGTGATATTAGCAATactaaaaaaatgttaaataaaagtaCTGAAAATACAGACAAAAGTGCAATAACAAATAAGGAAGATAAACAAAGTGAAtcgattaattcattaaatgcagaaataaaaaacacgaAACTAACAAAAAAGTCAAGTGAAGCATTATTGCAATCTCCACAAATACGAAAAACAACTCCACGTTTGGCAAAAACAAAGAGTGCACAAAATATGAAACTAATGGCTCAAGGTTTAGGATCAAAAAATGTATCTAATTGCAATAATGCAAAGACTAGAGGAAAGGGAGATCTGGAAAAAAATTTGGAGTGTTCTACTGATTCATCAAAAGTT GACAATGAGGATGAAATTGCAGAACTTATGTTAGCAAGCACtactattaaaaaagataatagaaagaagGCTAAACAGGCTagagaattagaaaatataaaaagattattggaAGCTGATAATCTTTTgaatgaaggagaaagagaagaaa AATTTGCAGCATCATATCTTCAGAAATTACACTTGACATTGGAATCTAATAATccagatattttaaaaattgtaattaaattaattttagattacaatgacaaaattgaaaatcttAATCAATTGGAACatgaaatctctttttctaaaaagTATGAATCCTCCGAGATGCAAGAAGTGATAGAAAAGAACATGATAACTAGAGATAAATTAGCTATAGATTTATATCAAAacatttatgataaattaCGAGATTTTCCAGAATTGTGTTCAgatttgttgttatttttaaaaccACATCAAGCTGCATTAATAGGCAAATCTGtagaatatataatgttacaAAAAATGAGCGAATTTTTAAACGTCATACAAGTCTATTTTACTAAGCAGCCATCTCGGCTTGCAAAAATAATGCAGGCCATTACACAACTTTCATCTGATCCTCATGTAACATTAGAAAATGttcataatattatgattCCACTCCTCAAGGCACATCCCTTAGTTCTGGatctatttttacaaatattacctAATGGTAAACCTCCAGAAAG tttatttGCAGTAGAtatgtttgaaaatttaacTTTCCCACTGGGTCctcatgataaaaataaagtatatacagATGATGCACCAGAATTATATGAGAATATAGAATTACCAATGTCAGTTTCCCAAGAAGACCCTTATGGTGGAGATAATTGTAAATGTGATTGTCATAATGCAGATGACTCAAATAACAGAAATACTAATGAACATTGTATATCTTGTGGAACTAgg TTTCTTAATGGACGAATATATCTTCAAACTTCTGAAGGCTTACGTCCTGCAAAAATAACATTCCCAGGAGctgataaagagaaattagaaaatatagcAAGAGTGTCTTTAAAAGTTGCTGATAAATTTACACCACCTATTGCATCTAGACAACGCCGAAAATCTTCGAAAGCCGATATTGGTGACGATTCATGTCAAAAACAATGTCTTCCCAAAAATTCACctgtgaaagaaaatgaagataacgAAAGAACTATATCAAGATCTAAAAGAGGTACGAAATCACCACCCAAATCCGGAGAAccaaaaaaatcattgaaaaaagtaACATTCACTGATGAAGTAATATCTACTAAAAAGGCATACTCTCCACAATCTATAAATAAACgtgaaaagaagatagaacgAAAGACGCGATTGGAACAAAATTCTTATGATAATTCATGTTCAGAAAGTGACTATACCACCAAATGTGttacaattgaaaatatatttgaaaaagaaatatcttcaaaGGATAATATGTTCACGAACAAGAACATGGAACATGATATGA aaGATAGTATTATGTCGCCTAGTccagaaaaagatagagatataatAAGTAGTAGCAGAAGTTTCGAAAAAATGGATGTTTCAAATGATTGTGATTCTGATACAAATTCTGAAATGGAATTTATTAATGACAAACCTTGGACACGGCAAGAAGATATGATCCTTCTTTTAGCCATTAAGGAAGAGTATTCggaaaatacatttttgaaGGTTAGCCAACAATTGGAAGATCGTACCATTGAAcag gTCAAGGAAAGATGCAAAACATTACTTTCTTTGTTAGAGCAAATGGTATAA
- the LOC124951533 gene encoding phosphorylated adapter RNA export protein, with the protein MEAEPLELEDGEIVDDEPTDIFEEYNVLQRPHVVQATEGQTKLGYSDESDDSVDTESDSDSDSAHTRNKKPKLKIKRSKSLSNNWGKNNDKYKVWCTQVQEESLTEDLVSCGVTKKLYQERSVESYNFTLRYPSNANGSRNNISPDDEKYGQRLTNKRTNSDRQNIKLKLGKRRNSMEVDGQKGPIRIVADLSTTINSTDSDVAIDIADKLCENKNLLIRKIVKIIGKEKAIDFFQKTKKIEENGGLLTMNGSRRRTTGGVYLWLIKNDEHIPQEKIREIFYIDKKKNVEQKKIQADEKRKKTQELMRSLENGSDKDLPALLTKAEFSTSQIAEEARLRRGVGMDRMPLDSDRTVTNPPPSPVTDDPDHTEHHSEHSPQSRQVQDYDDFLDIGIDVDNMEEF; encoded by the exons ATGGAAGCAGAGCCTTTAGAACTTGAAGATGGCGAGATTGTCGATGATGAG CCAACCGATATTTTTGAAGAATACAATGTACTGCAGAGGCCTCACGTGGTGCAAGCAACAGAAGGACAGACAAAACTGGGATATAGTGATGAATCAGATGATTCTGTGGACACAGAAAGTGATTCAGATTCCGATTCAGCACATACTAGAAACAAAAAACCtaagttgaaaataaaaagatctaaAAGCTTATCTAATAATTGgggaaaaaataacgataaatacaaaGTATGGTGTACACAGGTGCAAGAAGAATCGTTAACAGAAGATTTAGTTTCATGTGGTGTTACAAAGAAACTCTATCAAGAACGTAGCGTTGAAAGTTATAATTTTACTCTTCGATATCCATCAAATGCCAATGGATctcgtaataatattagtcCAGATGATGAAAAATATGGACAAAGACTAACCAATAAAAGGACAAATTCTGATagacaaaatataaaacttaaattagggaaaagaagaaattctatGGAAGTTGATGGTCAAAAGGGACCTATACGTATTGTAGCAGATTTAAGTACAACAATAAATTCAACAGATTCAGATGTTGCAATTGATATTGCGGATAAACTTTGCGAAAATAAGAATCTCCTTataa gaaaaatagtaaaaataattggaaaagaaaaagcaattgacttttttcaaaaaaccaaaaaaatcgaagaaaatggtGGTTTGTTAACAATGAATGGATCTCGTAGAAGAACAACAGGTGGTGTATATTTATGGCTTATAAAAAATGACGAACATATTCCACAAGAAAAAatcagagaaatattttatatcgataagaaaaaaaatgtggaacaaaaaaaaatacaagctgatgagaaaagaaaaaaaacacaggAACTCATGAGAAGCCTTGAAA ATGGATCTGATAAAGATCTTCCAGCTTTATTAACGAAAGCAGAGTTTTCTACCAGCCAGATTGCAGAAGAAGCAAGGTTAAGACGTGGTGTAGGAATGGATAGAATGCCTTTAGATTCTGATCGTACAGTAACTAATCCTCCACCTAGTCCCGTTACAGATGATCCAGATCACACTGAACATCATTCTGAACACTCTCCTCAATCAAGACAAGTTCAAGATTATGATGATTTTCTCGACATTGGTATAGATGTAGATAACATGGAAGAGTTTTGA
- the LOC124951534 gene encoding exosome complex exonuclease RRP42-like isoform X1: MAEVPLSLGEKTFILHGVDADFRNDGRKRYEYRSFEIETNLMQQTHGSSRLRIGNTDILVGVKVEIDSPYIDRPCEGKLEFFVDCSANATPEFEGKGGDDLAMEISNILSLSYQTPGAFNLKDLCILPYKKCWKMFVDILILQCGGNLFDAVGIAVKAALYSTEIPRVTAASLDGGEADIQISDDPFDCIKLDITNYPVIVTLCKIGENCVIDPTSEEEMCSPASTIISIMPNGNITSIVKIGYGSMQDTILLKMLEMGKTIALALNDALMNALKKETELGPTKPIVGFLR; the protein is encoded by the exons atggcCGAAGTTCCATTGAGCTTAGGAGAAAAAACGTTTATTCTTCATGGAGTTGAT GCAGATTTTAGAAatgatggaagaaaaagatatgaatatCGATCATTCGAAATTGAAACCAATTTGATGCAACAAACGCATGGTTCATCAAGATTACGAATAGGAAATACTGACATTTTAGTTGGTGTTAAAGTAGAAATTGATTCACCATATATTGATCGACCATGTGAAggaaaattagaattttttgtAGATTG tTCAGCCAATGCTACCCCAGAATTTGAAGGTAAAGGTGGAGATGATCTAGCAATGGAAATAAGTAACATTTTGTCATTATCTTATCAAACTCCAGGTGCATTTAACTTAAaagatttatgtattttaccatataaaaaatgttggaAAATGTTTGTTGATATTTTG ATATTACAATGTGGAGGGAATCTTTTTGATGCTGTAGGTATAGCTGTAAAAGCTGCTTTATATAGTACAGAAATACCAAGAGTAACTGCTGCATCTCTTGATGGTGGAGAAGCAGATATACAAATATCAGATGATCCTTTTGATTGTATCAAATtagatattacaaattatccAGTTATTGTCACTTTGTGTAAA ataggAGAAAATTGTGTAATAGATCCTACTTCAGAAGAAGAAATGTGTAGTCCAGCAAGtacaattatatctataatgcCAAATGGTAATATAACATCAATTGTCAAAATAGGATATGGTAGTATGCAAGATACTATATTACTTAAAATGCTAGAG ATGGGTAAAACTATTGCACTTGCATTAAATGATGCTCTTATGAATgcattaaagaaagaaacagaactTGGACCAACGAAACCTATAGTTGGATTTCTCAGATGA
- the LOC124951534 gene encoding exosome complex exonuclease RRP42-like isoform X2 — translation MQQTHGSSRLRIGNTDILVGVKVEIDSPYIDRPCEGKLEFFVDCSANATPEFEGKGGDDLAMEISNILSLSYQTPGAFNLKDLCILPYKKCWKMFVDILILQCGGNLFDAVGIAVKAALYSTEIPRVTAASLDGGEADIQISDDPFDCIKLDITNYPVIVTLCKIGENCVIDPTSEEEMCSPASTIISIMPNGNITSIVKIGYGSMQDTILLKMLEMGKTIALALNDALMNALKKETELGPTKPIVGFLR, via the exons ATGCAACAAACGCATGGTTCATCAAGATTACGAATAGGAAATACTGACATTTTAGTTGGTGTTAAAGTAGAAATTGATTCACCATATATTGATCGACCATGTGAAggaaaattagaattttttgtAGATTG tTCAGCCAATGCTACCCCAGAATTTGAAGGTAAAGGTGGAGATGATCTAGCAATGGAAATAAGTAACATTTTGTCATTATCTTATCAAACTCCAGGTGCATTTAACTTAAaagatttatgtattttaccatataaaaaatgttggaAAATGTTTGTTGATATTTTG ATATTACAATGTGGAGGGAATCTTTTTGATGCTGTAGGTATAGCTGTAAAAGCTGCTTTATATAGTACAGAAATACCAAGAGTAACTGCTGCATCTCTTGATGGTGGAGAAGCAGATATACAAATATCAGATGATCCTTTTGATTGTATCAAATtagatattacaaattatccAGTTATTGTCACTTTGTGTAAA ataggAGAAAATTGTGTAATAGATCCTACTTCAGAAGAAGAAATGTGTAGTCCAGCAAGtacaattatatctataatgcCAAATGGTAATATAACATCAATTGTCAAAATAGGATATGGTAGTATGCAAGATACTATATTACTTAAAATGCTAGAG ATGGGTAAAACTATTGCACTTGCATTAAATGATGCTCTTATGAATgcattaaagaaagaaacagaactTGGACCAACGAAACCTATAGTTGGATTTCTCAGATGA